The proteins below come from a single Oxobacter pfennigii genomic window:
- a CDS encoding oligosaccharide flippase family protein, translated as MKNINIKSVLNDITVKASLGYSIGNILIKGISFLTLPVFTRILSTSDFGIYNSYIAYETILYMIIGITLHDSIRSAKYEFKNSFNEYISSITLIVILNLCVSLLIVHIYSEQLSKFTGFEKIILNILLIHSACTAILLIYNYVITLSYSYKQYLIMAFLNTGLNIGLSLLLISQECIEKKYLGRIFGASISMIVISLWILLYFYKRAKPVFNYDYWKFAIKYSIPIVPHGLSQVILSQFDRVMIQRIVGASEAGLYSFSYTLSTIYKIIINSLESTWSPWFYEQMGKKNYDNIRKRSNVYFIIFLFIIMILVFITPEITIIMSGRDFWNSKYTTIPVLLGSFFAAIYVIPVQVEYYYKKTSLIAMGTIGAAIINIILNVICINKYGYIAAAYTTLLSYFINFIFHLIMTYKIIGFMLFDLRMIALIVICLFFIGIISLFAMEKFIVRFLFLIIWSVILSMMLYKIINKDYLKGDE; from the coding sequence ATGAAAAATATTAATATAAAGTCTGTTTTAAATGATATAACGGTCAAGGCTAGTTTAGGCTATTCTATCGGTAACATATTAATAAAAGGTATAAGTTTTTTAACGTTACCAGTATTTACGAGAATTCTTTCAACATCCGATTTTGGTATTTATAATTCTTATATTGCTTATGAAACAATTCTATACATGATAATAGGTATAACTTTGCATGACAGTATACGGAGTGCTAAATATGAATTTAAAAATTCATTTAATGAATACATATCATCTATAACTTTAATTGTTATATTGAATTTATGTGTGTCACTTTTAATCGTACATATATATAGTGAGCAATTAAGTAAGTTTACTGGTTTTGAAAAAATTATTCTAAATATTTTATTAATACATAGTGCATGTACTGCAATTTTATTAATTTATAATTATGTTATTACTTTAAGCTACTCCTATAAACAATACTTAATAATGGCCTTCTTGAATACTGGGCTTAATATCGGATTATCGTTATTATTGATTAGTCAGGAATGTATTGAGAAAAAGTATTTAGGACGGATATTTGGTGCTTCAATATCAATGATTGTTATATCATTATGGATACTTCTTTATTTTTATAAGAGAGCTAAGCCGGTATTTAATTATGACTATTGGAAATTTGCCATTAAATATAGTATTCCTATAGTACCACATGGATTATCACAAGTTATATTATCACAATTTGACAGAGTGATGATTCAACGAATAGTAGGTGCATCAGAAGCAGGTTTATATAGTTTCTCATATACATTATCAACAATTTATAAAATTATTATTAATTCACTTGAATCGACATGGTCACCTTGGTTTTATGAGCAAATGGGGAAAAAAAATTATGATAATATAAGAAAAAGATCTAACGTATATTTTATAATTTTCTTATTTATAATTATGATTCTTGTATTTATTACTCCAGAAATAACAATAATTATGTCAGGAAGAGATTTCTGGAATTCAAAGTATACGACAATTCCCGTATTATTAGGTTCTTTTTTTGCTGCGATTTATGTAATACCTGTACAAGTTGAGTATTACTATAAAAAAACTAGTTTAATTGCTATGGGTACAATTGGAGCGGCAATTATAAATATTATTTTAAATGTTATATGTATAAATAAATATGGCTATATTGCTGCAGCTTATACAACATTATTATCATATTTTATAAATTTTATTTTTCATTTGATAATGACTTATAAGATTATTGGTTTCATGTTATTCGATTTAAGAATGATTGCATTAATAGTAATTTGTTTATTTTTTATTGGGATAATAAGCTTATTTGCAATGGAAAAATTCATAGTAAGGTTCCTATTTTTAATTATTTGGAGTGTTATATTAAGTATGATGCTTTATAAAATTATTAATAAGGATTATTTAAAGGGAGATGAATAA